In Fusarium falciforme chromosome 9, complete sequence, the following are encoded in one genomic region:
- a CDS encoding Dipeptidase: MGRQEPLLPFNKTRPSRTRGPSRPVKGGLLQQLHNHQHHEPPATPKLTPRKAILAIFLALLGLSLLHRPVSNRYGGVPRYGNGLRTPEERARHILTTTPLIDGHVDFPMLIRYFYGNRIYEENFTQPFVEGGLPGHVDLHRLRQGQSGGAFWSLFAPCPENGSDFSDENYASSVQFTLDQIDVMTRLQAAYPDHFSQKVDSSNAYEAFKQGKLISPLGIEGLHQIGNSAANLRKFHELGVRYATLTHNCHNKFADAAILENPTRKAEPLWGGVSPLGRRLIHEMNRIGMIVDISHVSEDTMLDVLGNGDDWAGSEAPVIFSHSSAWSICPHPRNVKDNVLELVKKRNSLVMVNIAPDFISCVESDNPNGLPNFFPQNSTIEHAAQHIFYIGNLIGFDHVGIGTDFDGIPSVPRGLEDVTKYPDLIAELLKLGVSNVDASKVVGGNLLRVWKEVDEVAACLQSNGELPLEDVLPELRFSNVLEATFETV; encoded by the exons ATGGGTCGGCAAGAACCGCTCCTTCCTTTTAacaagacaagaccatcTCGAACAAGGGGTCCGAGCAGGCCGGTCAAGGGAGGATTGCTCCAGCAGCTTCACAACCATCAGCATCATGAGCCTCCTGCGACACCAAAGTTGACGCCGCGGAAAGCTATACTGGCTATTTTCCTAGCACTTCTTGGGCTCAGTTTATTGCATCGGCCAGTCAGTAATCGTTACGGCGGAGTTCCTCGCTATGGTAACGGCCTTAGAACGCCTGAGGAGCGGGCTCGACATATTCTCACCACTACGCCATTGATTG ATGGGCATGTCGACTTTCCCATGTTGATACGCTACTTCTATGGTAACCGCATCTACGAGGAGAACTTCACTCAGCCCTTTGTGGAAGGCGGCCTCCCTGGGCATGTAGACCTGCATCGTCTTCGCCAGGGCCAGAGTGGCGGTGCCTTCTGGAGTCTCTTCGCTCCTTGCCCAGAGAACGGCTCCGACTTTTCTGATGAGAACTACGCCTCCA GCGTTCAGTTCACCCTAGACCAGATTGATGTCATGACAAGGCTGCAGGCAGCCTATCCTGACCATTTCTCTCAGAAGGTTGACAGCTCCAATGCGTACGAGGCCTTCAAACAGGGTAAACTGATCTCACCCCTCGGCATCGAAGGTTTGCATCAGATTGGCAACTCGGCGGCCAACCTTCGCAAGTTTCATGAGCTCGGCGTGCGCTACGCCACCTTGACTCACAACTGCCACAATAAGTTCGCCGATGCCGCCATTCTGGAGAACCCTACACGCAAGGCTGAGCCCTTGTGGGGAGGTGTGAGTCCTCTGGGACGCCGTCTTATTCACGAGATGAACCGTATCGGCATGATTGTGGACATCTCCCACGTCAG TGAGGATACAATGCTGGATGTTCTGGGCAACGGCGATGACTGGGCTGGTTCCGAAGCCCCTGTGATCTTCTCCCACAGCTCTGCATGGAGTATCTGCCCTCATCCACGTAACGTCAAGGACAACGTCCTTGAACTCGTCAAGAAGCGCAACTCCCTTGTCATGGTCAACATTGCCCCTGATTTCATTTCCTGCGTCGAGAGCGACAACCCCAATGGACTGCCCAACTTCTTCCCTCAGAACTCAACCATTGAACACGCAGCTCAGCACATCTTCTATATCGGAAACCTCATTGGCTTCGATCACGTCGGCATCGGTACTGACTTTGATGGCATCCCGAGCGTGCCCCGGGGTCTGGAGGACGTGACCAAGTATCCCGATCTTATCGCTGAGCTTCTGAAGCTGGGTGTCAGCAATGTCGATGCTTCCAAGGTTGTCGGTGGTAATCTCTTGCGAGTGTGGAAGGAAGTGGACGAGGTCGCTGCTTGCCTGCAGTCCAACGGAGAACTGCCTCTGGAGGATGTCCTGCCCGAACTGAGGTTTTCAAACGTGCTCGAGGCTACTTTTGAGACAGTGTAG